In the genome of Flexistipes sinusarabici DSM 4947, one region contains:
- the fbp gene encoding class 1 fructose-bisphosphatase yields MEKGVTNLSRFLLEEQRKHPEATGEFTILLEQIAFAAKIISSEVNKAGLVNILGKNESTNVHGEEQQKLDVYANRKMIEALDHTGKVCAMASEEEEDIIEIPDKYPKGKYVIVFDPLDGSSNIDVNISIGTIFGIYKRISEGFNGCREDFLQEGNKLVASGYVVYGSSTMFVYTTGVGVNGFTLDPSIGEFLLSHENIRIPEHGKILSINEANYHRWTPEIRDFVEYIKNIKERKYTSRYIGSLVADFHRNLLKGGIFLYPGDKSNPEGKLRLLYEANPMAHIIEQAGGMATDGHKNILDIKPEKLHQKTPLIIGSRFEVETYLKYMKKS; encoded by the coding sequence ATGGAAAAAGGAGTAACAAACTTAAGCAGATTTCTGCTTGAGGAGCAGAGAAAACACCCGGAAGCAACAGGTGAATTCACCATACTGCTGGAACAGATAGCTTTTGCTGCAAAAATAATAAGCAGCGAAGTTAACAAAGCCGGACTCGTAAACATCCTTGGTAAAAATGAATCCACAAATGTCCACGGAGAAGAACAGCAGAAACTGGATGTCTATGCAAACCGCAAAATGATTGAAGCCCTGGATCATACGGGAAAAGTCTGTGCCATGGCATCCGAAGAAGAAGAAGATATTATAGAAATCCCCGACAAATATCCGAAAGGCAAATATGTCATAGTCTTCGATCCTCTCGACGGTTCCAGCAATATTGACGTGAATATCAGTATTGGAACCATATTCGGTATTTATAAAAGAATTTCGGAAGGTTTTAACGGATGCAGAGAGGATTTTCTGCAGGAGGGGAATAAACTTGTAGCTTCAGGATATGTAGTTTACGGCTCCAGTACTATGTTTGTGTACACCACGGGTGTCGGTGTAAACGGATTTACCCTTGATCCCAGCATCGGTGAATTTCTCCTTTCACATGAAAACATCAGAATTCCTGAACACGGCAAAATATTAAGCATAAACGAGGCCAATTATCACAGATGGACTCCTGAAATCAGGGATTTTGTTGAATATATAAAAAATATAAAAGAAAGAAAATACACCTCCCGCTATATCGGTTCACTTGTTGCCGATTTCCACAGAAATCTTCTGAAAGGAGGTATTTTCCTCTATCCCGGAGACAAAAGCAATCCCGAAGGTAAACTCAGGCTGCTTTATGAGGCAAATCCAATGGCACACATTATTGAACAGGCAGGTGGAATGGCCACAGACGGTCACAAGAATATTCTTGATATAAAACCGGAAAAGCTTCACCAGAAGACACCGTTAATAATAGGTTCCAGGTTTGAAGTGGAAACGTACCTGAAATATATGAAAAAGAGCTGA